The Xanthomonas fragariae genome has a segment encoding these proteins:
- a CDS encoding nucleotide sugar dehydrogenase has translation MSGNTLFEPLQAHIAVIGLGYVGLPLAVAFGQQRDTLGFDIDATRVGQLRDGHDTTLELDDAELAAATHLRYTANAADLAACSIFIVTVPTPIDSFEQPDLEPLRNATTLIAAALKPGDLVIYESTVYPGTTEEVCVPLLEAASGLRFNADFFCGYSPERVNPGDRQRRLRDIRKITSGSTAEAADAVDALYTGIITAGTWRASSMRVAEAAKVVENIQRDVNIALVNELALIFDKLGIDTLDVLEAAGTKWNFLPFRPGLVGGHCIGVDPYYLMHKSESVGYHPDLIHTARQVNNRVGQHVAERVCGMLAMRGVVLAQARVLVLGATFKENCPDLRNSRALELVQLLQAVGVQVDTCDPWADPGEALQHASVQLCEAPDEGAYDAVVLAVAHAQYRDYDAERIAALGKPGAVVYDVKSVWPRAAVNDRL, from the coding sequence ATGTCCGGCAATACGCTCTTCGAACCGCTCCAGGCGCACATCGCTGTCATCGGGCTGGGCTATGTCGGCCTGCCGCTGGCAGTTGCATTCGGTCAGCAGCGCGACACCTTGGGCTTCGACATCGATGCGACGCGGGTAGGGCAATTGCGCGATGGCCACGATACGACGCTGGAACTGGACGACGCTGAGTTGGCCGCTGCGACGCACTTGCGCTACACGGCCAACGCTGCGGACCTGGCCGCGTGCAGCATCTTCATCGTCACCGTACCGACGCCGATCGACAGCTTCGAGCAACCGGACCTGGAGCCGCTGCGCAACGCCACTACGTTGATCGCCGCCGCGCTCAAACCAGGCGACCTGGTGATTTACGAGTCCACCGTGTATCCGGGCACCACAGAAGAAGTCTGCGTCCCCTTGCTTGAAGCAGCATCCGGACTACGTTTCAACGCAGATTTCTTCTGCGGCTACAGTCCTGAGCGGGTCAACCCGGGCGACCGTCAGCGGCGTCTGCGCGATATCCGCAAGATCACTTCCGGCTCGACGGCAGAGGCGGCCGACGCCGTCGATGCGCTCTACACCGGTATCATCACTGCCGGCACCTGGCGCGCTTCATCGATGCGTGTGGCCGAAGCGGCGAAGGTCGTGGAAAACATCCAGCGTGACGTCAATATCGCTCTGGTCAACGAGCTTGCGCTGATCTTCGACAAGCTGGGCATCGACACCCTCGATGTACTGGAAGCGGCTGGAACGAAGTGGAATTTCCTGCCATTCCGACCTGGCTTGGTCGGTGGTCATTGCATCGGGGTGGACCCATATTACCTGATGCACAAGTCCGAAAGCGTGGGCTATCACCCGGACCTGATCCACACCGCGCGTCAGGTCAACAATCGTGTCGGCCAGCATGTCGCCGAGCGGGTATGCGGCATGCTGGCCATGCGTGGTGTGGTGCTCGCGCAGGCCAGGGTGCTGGTGCTTGGCGCTACCTTCAAGGAGAACTGCCCGGACCTGCGCAATAGCCGTGCGCTGGAGCTGGTGCAGCTGCTGCAGGCCGTGGGTGTGCAGGTCGACACCTGCGACCCATGGGCCGACCCTGGCGAAGCGCTGCAACATGCCAGCGTGCAGTTGTGCGAGGCGCCAGACGAAGGTGCATATGATGCCGTCGTGCTGGCGGTGGCGCACGCGCAATATCGCGACTACGACGCGGAGCGCATCGCCGCACTCGGCAAGCCTGGCGCAGTGGTTTACGACGTCAAATCGGTGTGGCCGCGTGCAGCGGTCAACGATCGCTTATAA
- a CDS encoding 4'-phosphopantetheinyl transferase family protein — MKTSMMSDTRDDEGVDKQACASFLPRGALASFDPKTDAMAAIRLRWQYCLPCPDASTLIVQVIAFELERFSLDAFSLYDIARPDTIARSVRKRQAEFFFGRLAAREALRQQSLIPADSSLQIAIGGSREPIWPATAIGSISHTPHLAAAAVAPLGTWRGIGIDLEHVIDAGSREALLGTVVDCSELSLIQSTCTSTDYPLDTLLTIVFSAKESLFKASFCAVGRYFDFSSAHLVALNLHAGWVRLRICEHLSPELSVGQLCHIGIGFVDPQTVITYRVW; from the coding sequence TTGAAGACCTCCATGATGTCCGATACGCGAGACGATGAAGGCGTTGACAAGCAAGCCTGCGCCTCTTTTTTGCCCAGGGGCGCGCTAGCGTCCTTCGATCCGAAGACCGATGCAATGGCTGCCATCCGCTTGCGTTGGCAATACTGCCTGCCCTGCCCGGATGCCAGTACGCTGATCGTGCAGGTGATCGCATTCGAGCTCGAGCGCTTCTCACTCGATGCGTTTAGCCTCTACGATATTGCGCGCCCTGACACGATTGCCCGCAGCGTTCGCAAGCGTCAGGCGGAATTTTTCTTTGGCCGGCTGGCTGCGCGAGAGGCCTTGCGCCAGCAGTCGCTGATTCCTGCCGACAGCTCACTGCAGATCGCCATCGGCGGCTCGCGCGAACCGATCTGGCCGGCTACGGCGATCGGCAGCATTTCGCACACTCCCCATCTTGCTGCGGCTGCGGTAGCGCCACTTGGCACCTGGCGTGGTATCGGGATCGATCTTGAGCATGTTATCGATGCTGGCTCACGCGAGGCCTTGCTGGGTACCGTTGTCGATTGCTCGGAACTGTCACTAATTCAGTCGACCTGCACATCCACCGATTACCCATTGGATACCTTACTGACCATCGTTTTTTCTGCAAAAGAAAGTTTATTCAAGGCGAGTTTTTGTGCTGTCGGACGCTATTTCGATTTTTCGAGCGCGCATCTGGTCGCACTGAACCTTCACGCTGGATGGGTTCGCCTGCGGATTTGCGAGCACCTGTCCCCTGAGCTGTCAGTGGGACAGCTATGCCACATCGGTATCGGCTTCGTCGATCCGCAAACAGTCATAACTTATCGCGTCTGGTGA